From candidate division TA06 bacterium, the proteins below share one genomic window:
- the moaC gene encoding cyclic pyranopterin monophosphate synthase MoaC, whose translation MQKAKGRIKNFKKLSHVNSKGRARMVDVTDKRKTERMARACGVVKMKPATLELIAKNKMAKGDVLGIARIAGIQAAKRTHELIPLCHPIALTHIEVDCRINKKSSSIEITSTVRCADRTGAEMEALTAVSAACLTVYDMAKAVDKGMVISGVKLVEKSGGKSGRWVR comes from the coding sequence ATGCAGAAAGCAAAAGGCAGAATTAAAAATTTCAAAAAACTGTCCCATGTGAATTCCAAGGGCCGGGCGCGGATGGTTGACGTAACTGACAAGCGGAAGACGGAGAGAATGGCCAGGGCCTGCGGGGTAGTCAAGATGAAACCGGCCACACTGGAACTGATCGCAAAAAACAAAATGGCCAAGGGCGATGTGCTGGGAATTGCCAGGATCGCCGGGATCCAGGCGGCCAAACGGACGCACGAGCTGATACCGCTGTGCCATCCCATTGCTCTGACGCACATCGAGGTGGATTGCCGGATAAATAAAAAAAGTTCATCGATTGAGATCACCAGCACCGTGCGCTGCGCCGACCGCACCGGGGCCGAGATGGAGGCCCTGACCGCAGTGTCCGCGGCCTGCCTGACCGTCTACGATATGGCCAAGGCGGTTGACAAGGGGATGGTGATCTCAGGTGTCAAGTTGGTGGAGAAGAGCGGGGGAAAATCGGGGCGCTGGGTCCGCTGA
- a CDS encoding DUF559 domain-containing protein has product MKVYYNPQLKEKARKFRNKSTKAEIRLWLHLKGKQVLGCDFHRQKPIGNYIADFYCPKVQLVIEVDGYTHNFEEVVKKDHRKQGYLENLGIMVLRFKDEEVIEDIDSVLKRIEQYITENAPRLPQGKVLHTPRSPRDEVLHTPRSPLFRGEDSAK; this is encoded by the coding sequence ATGAAGGTTTATTACAACCCACAACTCAAAGAAAAGGCCCGCAAGTTCCGTAACAAAAGCACCAAGGCAGAAATCAGGCTTTGGCTGCATCTCAAGGGTAAACAGGTCCTGGGTTGTGATTTTCACCGGCAGAAACCGATAGGCAACTATATCGCTGATTTTTACTGCCCCAAAGTGCAGTTGGTTATTGAGGTGGATGGATACACTCACAATTTTGAAGAGGTCGTTAAAAAGGATCATAGAAAACAGGGTTACCTTGAAAATCTGGGCATAATGGTTCTGCGATTTAAGGATGAAGAAGTGATAGAGGATATAGATTCGGTTTTGAAAAGGATCGAACAGTATATAACTGAAAACGCCCCACGACTTCCTCAGGGAAAGGTTTTACACACCCCTCGTTCCCCTCGGGATGAGGTCTTACACACCCCTCGTTCCCCTCTTTTTAGAGGGGAGGATAGTGCAAAGTAA
- a CDS encoding MOSC domain-containing protein, with the protein MSGKIISINISRCKGEKKVSVPSAILKENHGIVGDAHAGNRHRQVSLLAVESVDKMRGKGVDLHPGDFAENLTVENIKLSKLKIGQRLSVGPEIILEITQIGKECHNDCAIKKQVGDCVMPREGVFAKVIKSGGIKTGDEISLENKNATLRQAQGKNEKFKIAILTVSDKGSTGQRTDTSGPAIKEMLAPMGAEVAAYEIVPDERPLIAEKLIYYADTLSCDLVLTTGGTGFSPRDMTPEATLDVLDRLAPGIPEAIRAKSLQITPKAMLSRAVAGIRKKTLIINLPGSEKGARESLEAVIPALSHGIEILRGEGGECGRQ; encoded by the coding sequence ATGTCAGGTAAAATAATCTCCATAAACATCAGCCGGTGCAAGGGCGAAAAAAAGGTCAGCGTTCCGTCCGCTATCCTAAAGGAAAACCACGGTATCGTGGGCGATGCCCACGCCGGAAACCGGCATCGCCAGGTCAGCCTGTTGGCGGTGGAGAGCGTGGATAAGATGCGGGGCAAGGGCGTTGATCTTCATCCCGGGGATTTTGCCGAAAATCTGACGGTGGAGAATATAAAATTAAGTAAATTGAAAATTGGGCAGAGGCTGAGTGTCGGTCCGGAGATAATCCTGGAGATCACCCAGATCGGCAAGGAGTGTCACAACGATTGCGCCATTAAAAAGCAGGTGGGCGATTGCGTGATGCCGAGGGAGGGAGTGTTTGCAAAGGTGATAAAGAGTGGAGGGATAAAAACGGGGGACGAGATTTCTTTGGAAAATAAAAATGCAACCCTTCGGCAAGCTCAGGGCAAGAATGAAAAATTCAAAATTGCCATTCTCACCGTCTCTGACAAAGGCTCCACCGGCCAGCGCACCGATACCTCCGGCCCGGCCATCAAAGAAATGCTGGCGCCAATGGGCGCGGAAGTGGCCGCCTACGAAATAGTGCCAGACGAGCGCCCGCTTATCGCCGAAAAACTGATCTACTACGCCGACACGCTGAGCTGCGACCTGGTGCTGACCACCGGCGGCACCGGCTTCTCGCCCCGGGATATGACACCCGAGGCCACTTTGGATGTCTTAGACCGCCTGGCGCCCGGCATCCCCGAGGCCATCCGGGCCAAAAGCCTGCAGATAACCCCCAAGGCCATGCTGTCCCGGGCGGTGGCCGGGATCCGCAAAAAGACTTTGATCATCAACCTGCCCGGCAGCGAAAAGGGGGCGCGGGAATCGCTGGAGGCGGTAATCCCGGCGCTGTCCCATGGAATAGAGATCCTGCGGGGAGAAGGCGGGGAGTGCGGGAGACAATGA